One segment of Drosophila ananassae strain 14024-0371.13 chromosome 3R, ASM1763931v2, whole genome shotgun sequence DNA contains the following:
- the LOC6498119 gene encoding uncharacterized protein LOC6498119: protein MMKADNYRLIAEVAKRRTLWDTTIAVSDRRDELIIHWASVANILKQDVVTCKKRFKGLRDSYRAEVRKIQQNRISMSQWPYFRSLEFMRHIFDPQQLIPFPPEPFDFETELSDEYTDVRLLDEFTIDVDVDNDDSVDFEIMDDIFKRESSEHRDSGSDPGSLIKPLITYSPMTKKSDLELSPRLRSPLNLPPKNYPPLRLPPPSKRIRRRKTSSSYDGPTANGHTNQTPTTTPTSTVDSSLKDDADYSFLVSLLPHMKSLSNLGNLRFRMEISRILVDIKKEETPAQPPPPPQPQPQLPQPSRESLGGVRRSGGGGGGLPRLTPAPDSSYANLLEKSAQTISNSSYLNVSNHSNLATSDAFVDSSMIECDVKIEEEQLI from the exons ATGATGAAGGCAGACAACTATCGGCTGATTGCCGAGGTGGCTAAACGACGTACTTTATGGGACACCACCATTGCCGTCTCGGATCGTCGAGATGAGCTTATAATCCATTGGGCCAGCGTGGCGAATATCTTGAAACAGGATG TTGTCACCTGCAAGAAGCGCTTCAAGGGATTGAGGGATAGCTATCGGGCGGAAGTACGAAAGATCCAACAGAATCGGATCAGTATGTCTCAGTGGCCGTATTTCCGCTCCCTTGAGTTCATGCGCCACATCTTTGACCCACAACAGCTAATTCCATTTCCGCCGGAGCCATTCGATTTCGAAACTGAACTCTCGGATGAGTACACCGATGTCAGGCTGCTCGATGAGTTTACAATTGACGTGGACGTGGACAACGACGATTCTGTGGATTTCGAAATAATGGATGATATCTTCAAGAGGGAGTCCTCGGAGCACAGGGACTCCGGCTCAGATCCTGGGTCACTCATCAAGCCACTGATCACTTACAGCCCCATGACCAAAAAATCTGATTTAGAGCTTTCGCCTCGTTTGCGTTCTCCTTTGAACCTTCCCCCAAAGAATTATCCGCCTCTACGTCTACCGCCGCCATCAAAGAGGATTCGCCGCCGAAAGACTTCGTCATCGTACGATGGACCCACTGCCAATGGTCACACAAACCAAACACCGACCACGACGCCCACCAGCACAGTTGATTCATCACTCAAAGACGATGCGGATTACAGTTTCTTAGTGAGCCTGCTGCCCCATATGAAGTCGCTGTCGAACTTGGGCAATCTTAGGTTCCGTATGGAAATAAGTAGGATACTAGTGGATATTAAAAAAGAGGAGACTCCGGCacagccgccgccgccgccgcagccgcagccgcagcTTCCGCAACCATCCAGAGAGTCATTGGGAGGAGTTCGTAggagtggtggtggtggtggtggactCCCACGGCTTACGCCCGCTCCGGACTCCAGTTATGCAAATCTGCTGGAGAAATCGGCCCAAACGATCTCCAATTCCAGCTACCTGAATGTCAGCAATCACTCGAATCTAGCCACTTCCGATGCATTTGTGGACAGTTCCATGATCGAGTGTGATGTGAAGATCGAGGAAGAGCAGCTGATTTGA